One window of Mesorhizobium sp. WSM4904 genomic DNA carries:
- a CDS encoding LysR family transcriptional regulator: MIDKLEFFIALAREEHFGRAAEVCGVTQPTLSAGIKQLEEQLGVMLVLRGSRFQGLTPEGKQVLVWARRIVGDSRTMREEMRAARHGLSGRIRIAAVPTALAMVARLTTPFREKHPGVTFSVLSRTSIEVLTLLGNLDIDAGITYLDNEPLGRVTSVPLYDERYQLITAVGNPYSDRDKVTWAEISQLPLCLLTPDMQNRRIIDQHLAEAGVQVRPTLESNSMIVLFSHIRTGKWSSIMPLNLAETFGFSEPIRAIPIVDPDASHTVGLVAAPREPHTPLVQALLDEAMALADDFRAHR; encoded by the coding sequence ATGATCGACAAGCTGGAATTCTTCATTGCGCTCGCCAGGGAAGAGCATTTCGGCCGCGCGGCCGAGGTGTGCGGCGTCACCCAGCCGACGCTGTCGGCCGGCATCAAGCAACTCGAAGAGCAGCTCGGCGTCATGCTGGTGCTGCGCGGCTCGCGCTTCCAGGGCCTGACGCCGGAAGGCAAGCAGGTACTGGTATGGGCTCGACGCATCGTCGGAGATTCAAGGACCATGCGCGAGGAGATGCGGGCGGCGCGCCACGGCCTGTCCGGCCGCATCCGCATCGCCGCCGTCCCGACCGCGCTCGCCATGGTGGCGCGACTGACGACGCCGTTCCGCGAAAAGCATCCCGGCGTCACCTTCTCGGTGCTGTCGCGCACCTCGATCGAGGTGCTGACGCTGCTCGGCAATCTCGATATCGATGCCGGCATCACCTATCTCGACAACGAGCCGCTGGGGCGGGTGACCAGCGTGCCGCTCTATGATGAGCGCTACCAGCTGATCACGGCGGTCGGGAACCCCTATTCCGACCGCGACAAAGTGACGTGGGCCGAGATCAGCCAGCTGCCGCTCTGCCTGCTGACGCCGGACATGCAGAACCGCCGCATCATCGACCAGCATCTGGCCGAAGCCGGCGTGCAGGTGCGGCCGACGCTGGAATCCAACTCGATGATCGTGCTGTTCTCGCATATCCGGACCGGCAAATGGTCGTCGATCATGCCGCTCAACCTGGCGGAAACATTCGGCTTTTCCGAACCTATCCGCGCCATTCCGATCGTCGATCCGGATGCCAGCCACACGGTCGGGCTGGTTGCGGCGCCGCGCGAGCCGCATACGCCGCTGGTGCAGGCGCTGCTGGACGAGGCGATGGCGCTGGCAGACGATTTCCGCGCCCATCGCTAG
- a CDS encoding formate dehydrogenase subunit gamma, with amino-acid sequence MPMQPASTEIASRTAAIVNEFKGLEGPLLPILHGIQEEFGHVPQAALPVIADGLNLSRAEVHGVVTFYHDFRAQPAGRHVLKLCQAEACQSMGSEAVAAKVKQLLGIDFHETARDGSVTLEPVYCLGLCACSPSAMLDGEVIGRLDDEKIEEIVAEVRS; translated from the coding sequence ATGCCGATGCAGCCTGCAAGTACCGAGATCGCGTCGCGCACGGCGGCGATCGTCAACGAGTTCAAGGGCCTCGAAGGTCCGCTGCTGCCGATCCTCCACGGCATCCAGGAAGAATTCGGCCATGTGCCGCAGGCGGCCCTGCCGGTCATCGCAGACGGGCTGAACCTCTCCAGGGCCGAGGTGCACGGCGTCGTCACGTTCTATCACGATTTCCGCGCCCAGCCCGCCGGCCGACACGTGCTGAAGCTCTGCCAGGCGGAAGCCTGCCAGTCGATGGGCTCGGAGGCGGTCGCCGCCAAGGTCAAGCAACTGCTCGGCATCGATTTCCACGAGACCGCGCGTGACGGATCGGTTACATTGGAGCCGGTCTACTGCCTCGGGCTTTGCGCCTGCTCGCCGTCGGCGATGCTGGATGGCGAAGTGATCGGCCGGCTCGACGACGAGAAGATCGAAGAGATCGTCGCGGAGGTGCGTTCATGA
- a CDS encoding NADH-quinone oxidoreductase subunit NuoF, whose product MIPRIYIPADSGALALGAEKVAKAIEKELTERGVEAKIVRNGSRGAYFLEPMVEVATAEGRIAYGPVKPSDVKSLFDCGFLKGGHHKRWLGAPDKIPFLAKQTRLTFARCGVIDPLSLDSYKSHGGLNGLQKAVAMAPADIVSQVTESGLRGRGGAGFPTGIKWKTVLDTTSDQKYIVCNADEGDSATFADRMIMEGDPFVLIEGMAIAGIATGATKGFVYIRSEYPHAVATMNKAVAIARKAGVLGANVLGSPHAFDMEIRVGAGAYVCGEETSLLNSLEGKRGVVRAKPPLPAIQGLFGKPTVINNVISLASVPIIMDKGAAYYKDFGMGRSRGTIPIQIAGNVKHGGLFETAFGLTLGEIVDEIGGGTASGRPVKAVQVGGPLGAYFPRALFDTPFDYEEFANRDGLIGHAGITVFDDSADMMKQARFAMEFCAIESCGKCTPCRIGSTRGMEVLDKVAAGIEAEKNLALVSDLCNTMKFGSLCALGGFTPYPVMSSITHFPEDFKPAPTRVAAE is encoded by the coding sequence ATGATCCCGCGCATCTACATCCCCGCAGATTCCGGCGCGCTGGCGCTCGGCGCCGAAAAGGTCGCCAAGGCGATCGAGAAGGAGCTCACGGAGCGCGGCGTCGAGGCCAAGATCGTGCGCAACGGCTCGCGCGGCGCCTATTTTCTGGAGCCGATGGTGGAAGTGGCCACCGCCGAAGGCCGCATCGCCTACGGGCCGGTGAAGCCCTCGGACGTCAAGAGCCTGTTCGACTGCGGCTTCCTCAAGGGCGGCCATCACAAGCGCTGGCTCGGCGCGCCGGACAAGATTCCCTTCCTCGCCAAGCAGACGCGGCTGACCTTTGCCCGTTGCGGCGTCATCGATCCGTTGTCGCTCGACAGCTACAAGTCGCATGGCGGTCTCAACGGGCTGCAGAAAGCCGTCGCCATGGCGCCGGCCGACATCGTCAGCCAAGTCACGGAGTCCGGCTTGCGCGGCCGCGGCGGCGCCGGCTTCCCGACTGGCATCAAGTGGAAGACGGTTCTCGATACGACTTCCGACCAGAAATACATCGTCTGCAACGCCGATGAGGGCGACAGCGCCACCTTCGCCGACCGCATGATCATGGAGGGCGATCCCTTCGTGCTGATCGAAGGCATGGCGATTGCCGGCATCGCCACCGGCGCGACCAAGGGCTTCGTCTATATCCGCTCGGAATATCCGCATGCGGTGGCGACGATGAACAAGGCCGTCGCGATCGCCCGCAAGGCCGGCGTGCTCGGCGCCAACGTGCTGGGTTCGCCTCATGCCTTCGACATGGAGATCCGCGTCGGCGCAGGCGCCTATGTCTGCGGCGAAGAAACCTCGTTGCTCAACAGCCTCGAGGGCAAGCGCGGCGTGGTACGTGCCAAGCCGCCGCTGCCGGCGATCCAGGGCTTGTTCGGCAAGCCGACGGTGATCAACAACGTGATCAGCCTGGCCTCCGTGCCGATCATCATGGACAAGGGCGCCGCCTACTACAAGGATTTCGGCATGGGCCGCTCACGCGGCACGATCCCGATCCAGATCGCCGGCAACGTCAAGCATGGCGGGCTGTTCGAGACGGCCTTCGGCCTGACGCTCGGCGAGATCGTCGACGAGATCGGCGGCGGCACGGCTTCGGGCCGTCCGGTGAAAGCGGTGCAGGTCGGCGGCCCGCTCGGCGCCTATTTCCCGCGCGCGCTTTTCGACACGCCGTTCGACTACGAAGAATTCGCCAACCGCGATGGACTGATCGGCCATGCCGGCATCACCGTGTTCGACGACAGCGCCGACATGATGAAGCAGGCGCGCTTCGCCATGGAGTTCTGCGCCATCGAGAGCTGCGGCAAGTGCACGCCCTGCCGCATCGGCTCAACGCGCGGCATGGAGGTTCTCGACAAGGTCGCCGCCGGCATCGAGGCGGAGAAGAACCTCGCTTTGGTCAGCGACCTCTGCAACACGATGAAGTTCGGATCGCTCTGCGCGCTGGGCGGCTTCACGCCCTACCCGGTGATGAGCTCGATCACGCATTTCCCCGAGGATTTCAAGCCCGCGCCGACGCGCGTGGCTGCTGAATAG
- the fdhF gene encoding formate dehydrogenase subunit alpha → MNIRADFPTLIEEIDYGTPESKATKQVTLTVDGQSITVPEGTSIMRAAMEGGVEIPKLCATDMLDSFGSCRVCLVEIEGRGGTPASCTTPVGEGMVVRTQSERLDAIRRGVMELYVSDHPTGWNEKAGTGASEFDAVAKSVGLTENRYGVEGRNHVKEEGGVAPGHGSLAVDYIARDESNPYFTYDPAQCIVCSRCVRACEEVQGTFALTIEGRGFESRMVAGMHEDFIASECVSCGACVQACPTDALREKTVLEKGMPERSAVTTCAYCGVGCSFKAEVKGDEVIRMMPYKDGKANHGHSCVKGRFAYGYATHKDRILSPMIREKITDPWREVTWEEAIAHTAKEFRRIQYQYGRGSIGGITSSRCTNEETYLVQKLVRQGFRNNNVDTCARVCHSPTGYGLGQTYGTSAGTQDFDSVEFTDVAVIIGANPASAHPVFASRLKKRLRQGAKLIVLDPRRTEMVKSVHVEADYHLPLKPGTNVAVLTALAHVIVTEGLFDEAFIRERCDWAEFQDWASFVALPENSPETVGKLAGVDPEAIRGAARLYAKGGNGAIYYGLGVTEHSQGSTTVMAIANLAMATGNIGRPGVGVNPLRGQNNVQGSCDMGSFPHELPGYRHISGEAVRDIYESLWGVKLDEEPGLRIPNMLDAAVDGSFKGIYIQGEDILQSDPDTKHVAAGLAAMECVVVHDLFLNETANYAHVFLPGSTFLEKDGTFTNAERRINMVRKVLEPKARYADWEATQVLARAIGLDWNYTHPSQIMDEIAKTTPSFAGVSFELLDRVGSVQWPCNEKAPLGTPIMHVDGFVRGKGKFIRTEYVATDERTGPRYPLLLTTGRILSQYNVGAQTRRTENVTWHAEDRLEIHPHDAEDRGIRDGDWVRLASRSGETTLRALITDRVSPGVVYTTFHHPDTQANVITTDFSDWATNCPEYKVTAVQVAPSNGPTEWQREYNEQARQSRRIAPLEAAE, encoded by the coding sequence ATGAACATCAGGGCCGACTTCCCGACACTCATCGAAGAGATCGACTACGGCACGCCGGAGTCGAAAGCGACGAAGCAGGTCACGCTGACGGTCGACGGGCAGAGCATCACCGTGCCGGAAGGCACCTCGATCATGCGCGCGGCGATGGAAGGCGGGGTCGAGATCCCGAAGCTTTGCGCCACCGACATGCTGGATTCCTTCGGCTCCTGCCGCGTCTGCCTTGTCGAGATCGAAGGCCGCGGCGGCACGCCGGCCTCCTGCACCACGCCGGTCGGCGAAGGCATGGTGGTGCGCACGCAGTCGGAGCGGCTCGACGCCATCCGACGCGGCGTCATGGAGCTCTATGTCTCCGACCATCCGACCGGCTGGAACGAGAAGGCCGGAACCGGCGCCAGCGAGTTCGACGCGGTGGCGAAGTCGGTCGGTCTCACGGAGAACCGTTACGGCGTCGAAGGACGCAACCACGTCAAGGAAGAAGGCGGTGTGGCGCCCGGCCATGGCTCTTTGGCCGTCGACTACATCGCCCGCGACGAATCCAACCCTTATTTCACCTATGATCCGGCGCAGTGCATCGTCTGCTCGCGCTGCGTACGCGCCTGCGAAGAAGTGCAGGGCACCTTCGCGCTGACCATCGAGGGCCGCGGCTTCGAGTCCCGCATGGTCGCCGGCATGCATGAGGATTTCATCGCTTCCGAATGCGTGTCCTGCGGCGCCTGCGTGCAGGCCTGCCCGACCGACGCGCTGCGCGAGAAGACGGTGCTCGAAAAGGGCATGCCCGAGCGCTCGGCCGTCACCACCTGCGCCTATTGCGGCGTCGGCTGCTCGTTCAAGGCAGAGGTGAAGGGTGACGAGGTCATCCGCATGATGCCCTACAAGGACGGCAAGGCGAACCACGGCCATTCCTGCGTGAAGGGCCGCTTCGCCTATGGCTACGCCACCCACAAGGACCGCATCCTTTCGCCGATGATCCGCGAGAAGATCACCGATCCGTGGCGCGAGGTGACCTGGGAAGAGGCGATCGCCCACACCGCGAAGGAATTCCGCCGCATCCAGTATCAGTATGGACGCGGCTCGATCGGCGGCATCACCTCCTCGCGCTGCACGAACGAAGAGACCTATCTGGTGCAGAAGCTGGTGCGGCAGGGCTTCCGCAACAACAATGTCGACACCTGCGCCCGCGTCTGCCACTCGCCGACCGGATACGGGCTCGGCCAGACCTACGGCACCTCGGCCGGCACGCAGGACTTCGATTCGGTCGAATTCACCGACGTCGCCGTCATCATCGGCGCCAACCCGGCTTCCGCCCATCCGGTGTTCGCCTCGCGACTGAAGAAGCGGCTGCGTCAGGGCGCCAAGCTGATCGTGCTCGATCCGCGCCGCACCGAGATGGTGAAGTCGGTGCATGTCGAGGCGGACTACCACCTGCCGCTGAAGCCCGGCACCAATGTGGCGGTGCTGACGGCGCTGGCGCATGTCATCGTCACCGAGGGCCTGTTCGACGAAGCCTTCATCCGCGAGCGCTGCGACTGGGCCGAGTTCCAGGACTGGGCGTCCTTCGTCGCTCTGCCGGAAAACAGTCCGGAGACCGTCGGCAAGCTGGCCGGCGTCGATCCGGAGGCGATTCGGGGTGCCGCGCGCCTCTACGCCAAGGGTGGCAACGGAGCGATCTATTACGGCCTCGGCGTGACCGAGCACAGCCAGGGCTCGACGACGGTGATGGCGATCGCCAACCTTGCCATGGCCACCGGCAATATCGGACGTCCGGGCGTCGGCGTGAACCCGCTGCGCGGCCAGAACAACGTGCAGGGCTCCTGCGACATGGGCTCCTTCCCGCACGAGCTGCCGGGCTATCGCCACATCTCCGGCGAAGCCGTGCGCGACATCTATGAGAGCCTGTGGGGCGTTAAGCTGGACGAAGAGCCCGGCCTGCGCATCCCCAACATGCTGGATGCCGCCGTCGACGGCTCCTTCAAGGGCATCTACATCCAGGGCGAGGACATCCTGCAGTCCGATCCCGACACCAAGCATGTCGCCGCCGGCCTCGCCGCGATGGAATGCGTCGTCGTGCACGACCTCTTCCTCAACGAGACGGCGAATTACGCGCATGTCTTCCTGCCGGGCTCGACCTTCCTCGAGAAGGACGGCACCTTCACCAATGCCGAGCGCCGCATCAACATGGTGCGCAAGGTGCTGGAGCCGAAGGCGCGCTACGCCGACTGGGAGGCGACGCAGGTGCTTGCCCGCGCTATCGGCCTCGACTGGAACTATACGCATCCGTCGCAGATCATGGACGAGATCGCCAAGACGACGCCGAGCTTCGCCGGCGTCTCCTTCGAGCTGCTCGACCGCGTCGGCTCGGTGCAGTGGCCCTGCAACGAGAAGGCGCCGCTCGGCACCCCGATCATGCATGTTGACGGCTTCGTGCGCGGCAAGGGCAAGTTCATCCGCACCGAATATGTGGCGACGGACGAACGGACCGGACCGCGCTACCCGCTGCTGCTCACCACCGGGCGGATCCTGTCGCAGTACAATGTCGGTGCGCAGACCAGGCGCACCGAGAATGTCACATGGCATGCCGAGGACCGGCTGGAGATCCATCCGCACGACGCCGAGGATCGCGGCATCCGCGACGGCGACTGGGTGCGGCTGGCGAGCCGTTCCGGCGAAACCACGCTGCGCGCGCTGATCACCGACCGCGTCTCGCCCGGCGTCGTCTACACGACCTTCCACCATCCGGACACGCAGGCCAACGTGATCACGACCGACTTCTCGGACTGGGCGACCAACTGTCCGGAATACAAGGTCACCGCCGTGCAGGTGGCGCCGTCCAACGGCCCGACCGAGTGGCAGAGGGAGTATAACGAGCAGGCTCGCCAGAGCCGCCGCATCGCCCCGCTGGAAGCGGCGGAGTAG